In a genomic window of Bacillota bacterium:
- a CDS encoding metal ABC transporter ATP-binding protein, giving the protein MNYAIDVQNLTVAYDNRVVLSNVSWQVRAGSLAAVIGPNGGGKSTLLKSLLNLVSPAAGTVKIFNQNPKQARPRVAYLSQADEVDWEFPISCFDVVLHGRLVHLNWWQRPSRQDRDAAYQSLKLVGMEELANRPIGNLSGGQKQRIFIARALAQQADLIIMDEPAAALDAAAQHQLLDLFFKLQQMEHTVVIATHDLNCLAAGFDSVLGLNQEVILAGTPGEVLNGESLTKLFAKHFPVIGPEGEVAMHDFSVDN; this is encoded by the coding sequence GTGAACTATGCCATCGATGTTCAAAACTTAACGGTTGCTTATGATAACCGCGTCGTGTTGAGTAATGTTTCGTGGCAGGTGAGAGCAGGCTCTTTGGCGGCAGTGATTGGGCCGAATGGGGGTGGCAAATCAACTCTGCTAAAGAGTCTGCTGAACCTGGTCAGTCCCGCAGCAGGTACCGTTAAGATTTTCAATCAAAACCCAAAGCAGGCTCGGCCGCGAGTTGCCTACCTTTCCCAGGCTGATGAGGTTGATTGGGAGTTTCCCATCAGCTGTTTTGATGTGGTGCTCCACGGTCGGCTGGTTCATTTAAACTGGTGGCAGCGTCCATCCAGGCAAGATCGAGATGCAGCTTATCAGAGCCTTAAGCTCGTGGGAATGGAGGAACTAGCTAACCGCCCTATTGGTAATCTTTCGGGTGGACAAAAACAGCGCATATTTATTGCCCGCGCCCTTGCCCAGCAGGCAGATTTGATCATCATGGATGAACCGGCGGCAGCCCTTGATGCGGCAGCCCAGCATCAGCTGTTGGATTTGTTTTTTAAGCTGCAGCAGATGGAACATACCGTCGTGATCGCAACCCATGATTTAAACTGTCTGGCAGCAGGCTTTGACAGTGTGCTGGGACTGAATCAAGAAGTAATTTTGGCGGGAACTCCTGGCGAAGTCCTTAACGGCGAGAGTTTAACCAAATTGTTCGCCAAACATTTTCCAGTTATTGGACCGGAAGGCGAGGTGGCCATGCATGACTTTTCAGTGGATAACTGA